In a single window of the Penaeus chinensis breed Huanghai No. 1 chromosome 4, ASM1920278v2, whole genome shotgun sequence genome:
- the LOC125046999 gene encoding uncharacterized protein LOC125046999 isoform X1, producing the protein MGESSADLMEGTPTPPSSPPPPPAGDRARRGPARLAALLRARRVRLMRQDQQQCKHRNLSMSDSESVSGSVKCRCGSHKSLSRNNSTQSAQSAATTQTLVSSSTSSNRGQWCAEAELFWAPGRPRPRLSGSYLSLYLSVHASFYLHTSFLFICVCACVPVSPEEQ; encoded by the coding sequence ATGGGAGAGAGCAGCGCCGACCTGATGGAGGGCACGCCCACGCCGCcctcgtcgccgccgccgccgcccgcgggAGACAGGGCCCGCCGCGGCCCGGCCCGCCTGGCGGCCTTGCTGCGGGCCCGGCGCGTGCGGCTCATGCGGCAGGACCAGCAGCAGTGCAAACACAGGAACCTCTCGATGTCAGACTCGGAGTCAGTGAGCGGCTCCGTCAAGTGCCGGTGCGGATCCCACAAGAGCCTCTCGAGGAACAACTCGACGCAGAGCGCGCAGTCCGCGGCCACCACGCAGACGCTGGTGTCGTCCTCGACGTCGTCCAACAGAGGTCAGTGGTGCGCCGAGGCCGAGCTCTTTTGGGCGCCAGGGCGGCCTCGTCCTCGCCTCTCGGggtcctatctatctctctatctatctgttcatgcCTCTTTCTACCTACATacctcctttttatttatatgtgtctgtgcatgtgtgccgGTATCCCCTGAAGAACAATAA